The following proteins are encoded in a genomic region of Candida albicans SC5314 chromosome 4, complete sequence:
- the AGO1 gene encoding Ago1p (Putative Argonaute protein involved in RNA silencing; hyphal-induced expression; regulated by Cyr1, Ras1, Efg1, Nrg1, Tup1; rat catheter biofilm repressed), which produces MSDLVKFSTPTKINDKALVAIDTYKKTFQKQIKNEQNGILLRPSFGTEGVPTIVGVNYFKYNVNGLKLYSYRVDLLEDPNVKTRLSIKTAVEKYLMELEPFKSKKAIIYYRDHNHLYSRMPLPIEDVVIYPLELGGDPKREKKIVELKIQFIKQLNFSDLLNYTQLKNYTPDFLETVEYTNALVAVMGSQVMKNTNVVGLGPNKFFLMDGATKTTDLDKGLYVVMGTFASVRCSFDDVRINLNPTPAIFYKSSKPNGQPMNVLDLIQEFLKIRNVPTERDIRRAQSFIKGCKIYRTYLNRKTTKPILGFDYSNNSETLKFKDANDKLVNVKQYFQERWNIRLKHPTLPLIKIGPEAFLPMKLGIIAPHQQYKGDFADPAKIIKITATRPNQKAELISKTNRNLFQKQVDFGTIESQFTVVPARVLNAPTIEYANNQMVTYRPAPFNGRTEKQKGNWNLERYQFVDGAKLTKPMGKPFTFGVVILKDEFVAKRIGDLQRAVPTFLTELGRLGIKIGKNFKKYSIDLNHASVQSQTGLESNIISIAKKAKTEDQCNFLLFILPRQDTPLYSAIKRACDLKVGILNSCSILNTFTKKRRGTENFDAMTYAQMAMKINIKLGGSNHKLSKKDSQGLFDKNNVPIFILGADVTHPTGEINSESVSIASIVGSEDEIFNKFPGSVRIQTGGQEVIADVKSMVLERLENFHKKIGKLPSKVLFYRDGVSEGQYTTILKEELTKIKAAFNEYGKLKNIPKYSPTITFMIVVKRHHTRFIPIHDNADDPKTKKQIAVTSNENVIAGTTVDREITSPAYFDFYVQSQQSLQGTGIPAHYYVLHDENNYTSDTIQKITYDLCHTFSRATKSVKVVPAAYYADLLCTRGRDYIYGFAKDPNLKGSPIERARTKFGENVNPSIKNTMFYI; this is translated from the coding sequence ATGAGTGATTTGgttaaattttcaacaccaaccaaaatcaatgatAAAGCTTTAGTAGCTATTGATACTTACAAAAAGacttttcaaaaacaaataaagaaTGAACAAAATGGAATTTTGTTGAGACCATCTTTTGGTACTGAAGGTGTCCCCACTATTGTAGGAgtcaattatttcaaatataatgTTAATGGATTGAAATTATACTCCTATCGTGTAGATTTATTGGAAGATCCTAATGTTAAAACCagattatcaattaaaactgctgttgaaaaatatttaatggAATTGGAACCAtttaaaagtaaaaaagccattatttattatcgTGATCATAATCATCTTTATTCAAGAATGCCCCTTCCAATTGAAGATGTGGTTATTTATCCATTGGAACTTGGTGGTGATccaaaaagagaaaagaaaattgttgaattgaaaattcaatttattaaacaattgaatttttctgATTTACTCAATTAtactcaattgaaaaattatactCCCGATTTTTTGGAAACCGTTGAATATACCAATGCGTTGGTTGCGGTTATGGGATCCCAAGTTATGAAAAATACTAATGTTGTTGGTCTTGGTCccaataaatttttcttgatggATGGAGCCACCAAGACTACTGATTTAGATAAAGGATTATATGTTGTTATGGGGACTTTTGCATCGGTTAGATGTtcatttgatgatgttcgaatcaatttgaatcCAACCCCAGCGattttttataaatctTCAAAACCAAATGGACAACCAATGAATGTTTTGGATTtaattcaagaatttttgaaaattagAAATGTCCCTACGGAAAGAGATATTAGAAGAGCTCaatcatttattaaagGTTGTAAAATTTATCGTACTTATCTTAATCGTAAAACTACTAAACCAATTCttggatttgattataGTAACAATTCCGAAAcattaaaatttaaagatgctaatgataaattggtTAATGTTAAACAATATTTCCAAGAAAGATGGAATATTAGATTGAAACATCCTACTTTaccattaattaaaattggtCCTGAAGCATTTTTACCAATGAAATTGGGTATTATTGCTcctcatcaacaatataagGGGGATTTTGCTGATCCAGCgaaaatcattaaaattaCTGCTACTAGACCTAATCAAAAGGCTGAATTAATTAGTAAAACCAATAgaaatttatttcaaaaacaagTTGATTTTGGTACCATTGAATCTCAATTCACCGTTGTTCCAGCAAGAGTTTTAAATGCtccaacaattgaatatgcTAATAATCAAATGGTTACTTATAGACCAGCACCTTTTAATGGTAGAACCGAAAAACAAAAGGGGAATTGGAATCTTGAAAGATATCAATTTGTCGATGGAGCAAAACTCACTAAACCAATGGGGAAACCTTTCACATTTGGTGTTGTTATTTTAAAAGATGAATTTGTTGCTAAACGTATTGGTGATTTACAAAGAGCTGTCCCAACTTTTTTAACCGAACTTGGTCGATTAGGGATTAAAATTgggaaaaattttaaaaagtattctattgatttaaatcatGCTAGTGTTCAATCTCAAACCGGTTTAGAATCTAATATAATTTCTATTGCCAAAAAGGCCAAAACTGAAGATCAATgtaatttcttgttgtttattttaCCTAGACAAGATACTCCATTATATTCAGCTATTAAAAGAGCTTGTGATCTTAAAGTTGGGATTCTTAATAGTTGTTCCATTTTGAATACTTTTACTAAGAAGAGACGTGGAAcagaaaattttgatgCTATGACATATGCACAAATGGCCATgaaaattaatattaaattgGGTGGATCTAATCATAAATTATCGAAAAAAGATAGTCAAggattatttgataaaaataatgtcCCCATTTTCATTCTTGGTGCTGATGTTACTCATCCAACGGGAGAAATCAATTCTGAATCAGTTTCTATTGCTTCTATTGTTGGTagtgaagatgaaattttcaataaattccCTGGATCAGTTCGTATTCAAACTGGTGGACAAGAAGTTATTGCTGATGTTAAAAGTATGGTTTTGGAACGATTAGAAAATTTtcataaaaaaattgggaAATTACCTAGTAAAGTATTATTTTATCGTGATGGAGTCTCTGAAGGACAATATACCACCatattaaaagaagaattaacaaaaattaaagcCGCTTTTAATGAATATggtaaattgaaaaacatCCCTAAATATTCTCCAACCATTACATTTATGATTGTTGTTAAAAGACATCATACAAGATTTATTCCTATTCATGATAATGCCGATGATcccaaaaccaaaaaacaaatagcTGTCACCAGTAATGAAAATGTCATTGCTGGTACAACCGTTGATCGAGAAATCACTTCTCCAgcatattttgatttttacGTTCAATCTCAACAATCATTACAAGGTACTGGAATACCAGCTCATTATTATGTTTTAcatgatgaaaataattataCTTCTGATACTATACAAAAAATCACTTATGATTTATGTCATACTTTTAGTAGAGCTACTAAATCAGTTAAAGTTGTCCCCGCAGCTTATTATGCCGATTTATTATGTACTAGAGGTAGAGATTATATTTATGGTTTTGCTAAAGATCCAAATTTAAAAGGATCACCTATTGAAAGAGCAAGAACTAAATTTGGTGAAAATGTTAATCCAAGTATTAAAAACACCatgttttatatttaa
- the NUP60 gene encoding FG-nucleoporin (Ortholog of S. cerevisiae Nup60p; a subunit of the nuclear pore complex; mutants are viable), whose protein sequence is MDNRKVFSSYKSKLNTKKDNSYHPYSLITNKFKNWFNKNDNKSESPENQPSSSSSSSVNTNKSNESTSSFIKPFKFPEPKLSKQTSSTSTSTDGIKSFRVPGSFTLDDIQQPKEQPKEKQEPSMNQVADISRHDISMNDTTNDQTANEILSNFFKRKGETPLNDIEYEGVMALISRSKAGTPISKRVISESILDQHQQPQRKKARNEKISETAVAPYKQSTLIHDTSNISISTPGYKPTYHTIQNDTFDRSNQSFNNTTSIIPSIKRVYQFSGLPSPYSTRLRPPSTTKKYKKLRNLHNENSKLDNNTSATTTTTTTNNNNNNNNDTTNNSVNATFVDKTREFKSDTAKTLLSILDGNEQEKSTFDFNNDSNPQSSSSSGFKFINPYSKNGRKISRSIKNLKPETGIVKNSISITANDIDKTISYDKSESLPLPKKQTSQDSSIDKLEKKSNEQLNKESSGEKPSASTNGFSFKKDLVSPSKNSLTRNKPGPISEAANEISQENNNNNNNNNKNNRSDAITTNSTSTSTNTTTTTNGEPKSNGIINFNGNSTKLATNPTTTTTKETPIENPKSNGNSNKLNPFLFEFPKVEVKNVQLDTNKVDNFKSLFLF, encoded by the coding sequence ATGGATAATAGAAAAGTATTTAGTTCTTACAAAAGTAAGCTAAATACTAAGAAAGATAATAGTTATCATCCATATTCTTTGATaactaataaattcaaaaattggtttaataaaaatgataataaatctGAATCTCCAGAAAATCAACCatcctcatcatcatcatcatctgtaaatacaaataaaaGTAATGAGTCTACATCATCTTTTATAAAACCATTTAAATTTCCTGAACCGAAATTATCCAAACaaacatcatcaacatcgACTTCTACTGATGGTATTAAATCGTTTAGAGTTCCTGGATCATTCACATTAGATGATATACAACAACCCAAGGAACAACCAAAAGAGAAACAGGAACCACTGATGAATCAAGTTGCAGACATTAGTCGTCATGACATATCTATGAATGATACAACCAACGACCAAACTgcaaatgaaattttatctaattttttcaaaagaaaaggtGAAACTCCATTGAATGATATAGAATATGAAGGAGTAATGGCATTAATTTCAAGATCAAAAGCAGGTACACCAATAAGTAAACGAGTGATATCGGAATCAATATTAgatcaacatcaacaaccacaacgGAAAAAAGCTAGAAATGAAAAGATATCAGAAACGGCGGTTGCTCCATATAAACAAAGTACCTTGATTCATGATACTTCAAACATAAGTATATCTACTCCAGGTTATAAACCAACATATCACACTATTCAAAATGATACTTTTGATAGAAGTAATCAATCGTTCAATAATACTACTTCAATTATACCTTCTATTAAACGAgtttatcaattttcaGGATTACCTTCGCCTTATTCTACTAGACTTAGACCTCCTTCAACAAcgaaaaaatataaaaaactAAGAAATTTGCATAATGAAAATAGTAAACTTGATAACAACACAAgtgctactactactactactactactaataataataataataataataatgatactACGAATAATAGTGTCAATGCTacttttgttgataaaacaCGAGAATTTAAAAGTGATACAGCTAAGACTTTATTATCTATTTTGGATGGAAATGAACAAGAGAAATCgacatttgattttaataatgattcaaacccacaatcatcatcatcatcagggtttaaattcattaatcCATATTCTAAAAATGGTCGTAAAATATCaagatcaattaaaaatctTAAACCAGAAACAGGAATAgttaaaaattcaatatctATAACTGccaatgatattgataaaactaTATCTTATGATAAATCTGAATCATTGCCATTGCCAAAGAAACAAACATCTCAAGATTCATccattgataaattggaGAAGAAATCGAATGAGCAGTTAAATAAAGAGAGTAGTGGTGAAAAACCATCAGCATCAACAAATGGATTTAGTTTTAAGAAGGATTTAGTTTCACCATCGAAAAATTCCTTGACTAGAAATAAACCTGGGCCAATTTCTGAGGCAGCAAATGAAATTTCACAAGagaataacaacaacaacaacaacaacaacaaaaacaatagaTCTGATGCTATTACCACAAATAGTACTAGTACTAGTActaatactactactactactaatgGTGAACCAAAATCCAATggaataatcaatttcaatggAAATTCAACCAAACTAGCTACGAACcccactaccaccactaccaaaGAAACCCCTATTGAAAACCCCAAATCTAATGGAAAttctaataaattgaatccatttttatttgaatttccaAAAGTTGAAGTGAAAAATGTTCAGTTGGATACAAATaaagttgataattttaaatcattattctTGTTCTAG
- a CDS encoding uncharacterized protein (Ortholog of C. parapsilosis CDC317 : CPAR2_500750, C. dubliniensis CD36 : Cd36_45850, Pichia stipitis Pignal : PICST_43336 and Candida orthopsilosis Co 90-125 : CORT_0B00900): MSYNLANKIAIVTGGLTGIGLATTIKLLKQGSKVIVGDFLHEHEIDTVLNHIHKQVPENNRNIKFLRINIANYQDNVNLVDFALDEYSDLHYVVTNTAITTTTAIASNKTETIDQFKDVIDTNLNGVFALNKLAINYWEEFHKPGSIVNVSNILGLTTTKGLTSYRVCQGGVQSLTQSLALPYANKDIRLNSVIPGYVEISPMLGQINQHIATTAIKQHPMARLGNPDEIANAIAFLLSDEASFVNGTSLVVDGGYSAQMGN; this comes from the coding sequence ATGTCATATAATTTAGCAAACAAAATTGCAATAGTTACTGGTGGACTCACCGGAATTGGTTTAGCCACCACCATAAAACTACTTAAACAAGGTTCAAAAGTTATTGTAGGTGATTTTTTACATGAACATGAAATTGATACTGTTTTAAATCATATTCATAAACAAGTTCCTGAAAATAATCGAaacattaaatttttaagaATAAATATTGCTAATTATCAAGATAATGTCAATTTAGTTGATTTTGCCTTGGATGAATATCTGGATTTGCATTATGTTGTAACAAATACAGCCattactaccaccaccgccATTGCCAGTAATAAAACCGAAACAATCGATCAATTCAAAGACGTGATCGATACTAATTTGAACGGGGTTTTCGCTTTAAACAAATTAGCTATTAATTATTGGGAAGAATTTCATAAACCAGGGAGTATTGTCAATGTTAGCAATATATTGGGATTAACCACCACTAAGGGGTTAACAAGTTATCGTGTTTGCCAAGGTGGAGTTCAATCATTAACACAATCTTTAGCTTTACCATATGCTAATAAAGATATAAGACTCAATTCAGTGATTCCAGGTTATGTTGAAATATCCCCTATGTTGGGTCAAATTAATCAACATATTGCAACTACAGCCATAAAGCAACATCCAATGGCTAGATTGGGGAACCCTGATGAAATTGCAAATGCTATTGCTTTCTTGTTATCAGATGAAGCGTCGTTCGTTAATGGTACATCGTTGGTGGTTGATGGAGGATATTCTGCCCAAATGGGAAATTAA
- a CDS encoding uncharacterized protein (Ortholog(s) have borate efflux transmembrane transporter activity, role in borate transport, protein targeting to vacuole and fungal-type vacuole, plasma membrane localization), producing MGLSFRHFNYFGYGIYNDIKSRLPHYKSDFTDAFNYRVIPSTAFIFFTNLLPAIAFAQDMFDKTDHAYGVNEVLMSSALAGVVFGLFSGQPLCIVGVTGPISIFSYTVYELIHPRGTPYFPFMCWVYLWSMVFHIIIAVGNYISFLRIISLYSCDIFGFFINMVYIQKGIQILSNQFDDVDLASGYCSVMIALLMVICGVGSNILGNYLHYFKPWVRKVFVDYGVVVSVIFFTGFIHFGGKLDDTDLARLPITQSFQPTRNGEIRPHGWFIHFWPGENISVGDVFLAIPFAILLTFLFYFDHNVSSLMCQSKEYPLTKPASFHWDFLLLGLTTGLAGILGIPAPNGLIPQAPLHTDSLVIHDKTGKRLSVVEQRVTNTAQGALTFLMMSRPFLVVLGLVPQAVLSGLFFIMAIGGLHGNIVTNRIRYCFLDKEYIETDPQCPQVWKDIHRLPTKKWFYIYTLLEIIGGVAEFAITLTKGAVGFPGVLLFLAFCAKWVWPLIIPKDELAKLDGDVADEFILKNFTVASDEKKRRRRRSDAEEKERGSNYHESTNEQSESVTS from the coding sequence aTGGGGTTATCGTTCAGAcattttaattattttggGTATGGGATCTATAATGATATCAAGAGTAGACTACCGCATTATAAATCAGATTTCACCGATGCATTCAATTATCGAGTAATTCCATCAACGGcattcatatttttcacaaatttattaccaGCAATTGCATTTGCTCAAGATATGTTTGATAAAACTGATCATGCTTATGGTGTTAATGAAGTTTTAATGCTGAGTGCTCTTGCCGGGGTTGtatttggtttattttCTGGTCAACCATTATGTATAGTTGGTGTCACGGGACCAATATCGATATTCAGTTATACGGTTTATGAATTGATACATCCTCGTGGAACACCATATTTCCCATTTATGTGTTGGGTTTATCTTTGGTCAATGGTTTTCCATATAATTATTGCTGTTGGCAATTATATTTCATTCTTACGAATTATAAGTCTTTATAGTTGTGAtatttttggatttttcatcaatatggtttatattcaaaaaggtattcaaatattgagtaatcaatttgatgatgttgatttagCCAGTGGATATTGTTCAGTAATGATTGCATTATTAATGGTAATATGTGGGGTTGGATCAAATATCTTGGGTAATTATTTACATTATTTTAAACCTTGGGTTAGAAAAGTATTTGTAGATTATGGTgtggtggtgctggtgATTTTTTTCACGGGATTTATTCATTTCGGTGGTAAATTAGATGATACAGATTTGGCAAGATTACCAATAACTCAATCTTTTCAACCCACAAGAAATGGTGAAATACGACCACACGGATGGTTTATTCATTTCTGGCCTGGAGAAAATATTTCTGTTGGAGATGTATTTTTAGCTATTCCATTTGCTATTTTATTgacatttttattttattttgatcaTAATGTATCGTCTTTAATGTGCCAACTGAAAGAATATCCTTTGACTAAACCTGCATCTTTCCATTGGGATTTCTTATTGTTAGGATTAACTACTGGTCTTGCTGGAATATTGGGGATCCCAGCTCCTAATGGATTGATTCCTCAAGCACCATTACATACTGATTCATTAGTTATTCATGATAAAACCGGGAAACGATTGTCGGTAGTGGAACAACGAGTGACAAATACTGCTCAAGGAGCTTTGACATTTTTAATGATGTCGAGACCATTTTTGGTAGTTTTGGGTCTTGTACCACAAGCTGTACTTTCAGggttatttttcattatggCCATTGGTGGGTTACACGGGAATATTGTCACCAATAGGATTAGGTATTGCTTTTTGGACAAAGAGTATATAGAAACCGATCCCCAATGTCCTCAAGTTTGGAAAGATATTCATCGATTACCCACTAAAAAATGGTTTTATATTTACACTTTGCTTGAAATCATTGGTGGAGTAGCAGAATTTGCAATTACATTAACTAAAGGTGCTGTGGGGTTCCCAGGagtattattgtttcttGCCTTTTGTGCCAAATGGGTATGGCCATTGATTATACCGAAAGATGAATTGGCCAAATTAGATGGAGATGTAGCTGATGAATTCATTCTTAAAAATTTCACAGTTGCATctgatgaaaaaaagagaagacGTAGAAGGTCTGATgctgaagaaaaagaacgAGGAAGTAATTATCATGAATCCACTAATGAGCAAAGTGAAAGTGTAACATCGTGA
- the SOU2 gene encoding Sou2p (Protein similar to Sou1; not required for utilization of L-sorbose; Spider biofilm induced): MSKETTSYTNAKLGPLPTKAATIPDNILDAFSLKGKVASVTGSSGGIGWAVAEGYAQAGADVAIWYNSHPADDKAEYLTKTYGVKSKAYKCNVTDFQDVEKVVKQIESDFGTIDIFVANAGVAWTEGPEIDVKGVDKWNKVVDVDLNSVYYCAHVVGPIFRKKGKGSFIFTASMSASIVNVPQLQAAYNAAKAGVKHLSKSLSVEWAPFARVNSVSPGYIATHLSEFADPDVKSKWLQLTPLGREAKPRELVGAYLYLASDAASYTTGADLAVDGGYTVI, encoded by the coding sequence ATGAGCAAAGAAACAACTTCATATACCAATGCTAAATTAGGTCCATTACCAACCAAAGCAGCAACCATTCCTGATAATATTTTAGATgcattttcattaaaagGTAAAGTTGCTTCTGTAACTGGTTCCTCTGGAGGAATTGGTTGGGCAGTAGCTGAAGGGTATGCACAAGCTGGTGCTGATGTTGCCATCTGGTATAATTCTCATCCTGCTGATGATAAAGCTGAATATTTAACCAAGACTTATGGGGTTAAATCCAAAGCATACAAATGTAATGTTACTGATTTCCaagatgttgaaaaagttgtcaaacaaattgaacTGGATTTCGGTACCATTGATATCTTTGTTGCCAATGCTGGTGTTGCCTGGACCGAAGGGCCCGAAATTGATGTCAAGGGAGTTGACAAATGGAAcaaagttgttgatgttgatttaaaCAGTGTTTATTATTGTGCTCATGTTGTTGGTCCAATTTTCAGAAAAAAGGGTAAAGGGTCATTCATTTTCACTGCCAGTATGTCGGCTTCAATTGTTAATGTCCCACAATTACAAGCAGCTTACAACGCTGCTAAAGCTGGGGTCAAACATTTGTCCAAATCATTGAGTGTTGAATGGGCACCATTTGCTAGAGTCAATTCTGTTTCTCCAGGTTACATCGCTACTCATCTTAGTGAATTTGCTGATCCAGATGTCAAGAGTAAATGGTTGCAACTTACACCACTTGGTAGAGAAGCCAAACCAAGAGAGCTTGTTGGTGCCTACTTGTATTTGGCTTCCGATGCTGCATCTTATACAACTGGTGCTGATCTTGCTGTTGATGGTGGTTACACAGTTATTTAA
- the SOU1 gene encoding Sou1p (Enzyme involved in utilization of L-sorbose; has sorbitol dehydrogenase, fructose reductase, and sorbose reductase activities; NAD-binding site motif; transcriptional regulation affected by chromosome 5 copy number; Hap43p-induced gene), producing MSEEIISFTNPALGPLPTKAPQLPSNVLDLFSLKGKVASVTGSSGGIGWAVAEAFAQAGADVAIWYNSKPADAKAEYLTEKYGVKAKAYKCNVTDPNDVSKVINEIEKDFGTIDIFVANAGVAWTDGPEIDVQGYDQWKKIVDCDLNGVYYCAHTVGQIFKKNKSGSLIITSSMSGTIVNIPQLQAPYNAAKAACTHLAKSLSVEWASFGARVNSISPGYILTDIADFADPEMKKKWWQLTPLGREGLPQELVGAYLYLASNASTYTTGSNIAVDGGYTCP from the coding sequence ATGAGTGAAGAAATCATTTCATTTACAAATCCTGCTTTAGGTCCATTACCAACAAAAGCTCCACAATTACCATCAAATGttcttgatttgttttctttaaaaGGTAAAGTCGCTTCCGTGACGGGATCATCTGGAGGAATTGGTTGGGCTGTCGCCGAAGCATTTGCTCAAGCTGGTGCTGATGTTGCCATCTGGTATAATTCGAAACCAGCAGATGCCAAAGCTGAATATTTAACTGAAAAATATGGTGTCAAAGCCAAAGCTTATAAATGTAATGTAACTGATCCTAATGATGTTTCTAAAGtgattaatgaaattgaaaaagatttcGGTACTATTGATATATTTGTTGCTAATGCTGGAGTTGCATGGACTGATGGACCAGAAATTGATGTTCAAGGCTATGATCAATGGAAAAAGATCGTTGATTGTGATTTAAATGGAGTTTATTATTGTGCTCATACCGTGGGACAAATctttaaaaagaataaatctggttcattaattattacTTCATCAATGTCAGGGACAATTGTTAATATCCCTCAATTACAAGCTCCTTATAATGCTGCTAAAGCTGCATGTACTCATTTAGCCAAATCATTGAGTGTGGAATGGGCTAGTTTTGGTGCTAGagtaaattcaatttctccaGGGTATATATTGACTGATATTGCTGATTTTGCTGATCcagaaatgaaaaagaaatggtGGCAATTGACACCTTTGGGAAGAGAAGGATTACCACAAGAATTAGTGGGGGCATATTTATACTTGGCCTCAAATGCATCAACTTATACTACTGGTTCAAATATTGCTGTTGATGGGGGTTATACATGTccataa
- the VMA8 gene encoding H(+)-transporting V1 sector ATPase subunit D (Putative vacuolar H+-ATPase subunit; regulated by Nrg1 and Mig1; transcript increases in populations of cells exposed to fluconazole over multiple generations; rat catheter and Spider biofilm repressed) yields MSGAGNREQVFPTRMTLGVMKSKLKGAQQGHSLLKRKSEALTKRFRDITQRIDDAKRKMGRVMQTAAFSLAEVQYATGDNISYQVQESVQKARFTVKAKQENVSGVFLPTFDSHINEDVNDFKLTALARGGQQVQKAKLIYSKAVETLVELASLQTAFIILDEVIKITNRRVNAIEHVIIPRTENTIAYINGELDEMDREEFYRLKKVQEKKQEAAAAAEQEEALAKAKAEGATDELAIQQDVEALDIKADKEEVDILQEKEDDVIF; encoded by the coding sequence ATGTCGGGTGCAGGTAATCGTGAACAAGTTTTCCCAACTCGTATGACTTTGGGAGTCATGAAGAGTAAATTGAAAGGTGCTCAACAAGGACATTCActtttaaaaagaaaatccGAAGCATTAACGAAAAGATTTAGAGATATAACTCAAAGAATCGATGATgctaaaagaaaaatgggTCGAGTTATGCAAACAGCAGCATTTTCATTAGCTGAAGTTCAATATGCCACTGGTGATAATATTTCTTATCAAGTTCAAGAATCGGTACAAAAAGCTCGATTCACCGTCAAAgcaaaacaagaaaatgttTCTGGGGTGTTTTTACCTACATTTGATAGTCATATTAATGAAGatgttaatgattttaaattaaCGGCTTTAGCAAGAGGTGGTCAACAAGTTCAAAAGgctaaattaatttattctAAAGCTGTGGAAACATTAGTTGAATTGGCTTCATTGCAAACGGCATTTATAATCTTGGATGAAGTTATTAAAATCACTAATAGAAGAGTTAATGCCATTGAACACGTTATTATTCCAAGAACAGAGAATACCATTGCTTATATTAATGGAGAATTGGATGAAATGGATCGTGAAGAATTTTATcgtttgaaaaaagttcaagaaaagaaacaagaagCTGCTGCTGCGGcagaacaagaagaagcCCTTGCTAAAGCTAAAGCTGAAGGTGCCACTGATGAACTAGCAATCCAACAAGACGTTGAAGCATTGGATATTAAAGCAGACAAAGAAGAAGTCGACATTcttcaagaaaaagaggaTGATGTTATATTCTAG